In Nasonia vitripennis strain AsymCx chromosome 2, Nvit_psr_1.1, whole genome shotgun sequence, a genomic segment contains:
- the Mus201 gene encoding mutagen-sensitive 201 (The RefSeq protein has 2 frameshifts compared to this genomic sequence) yields the protein MGVLGLWRLLDATGKPVPLETLEGKVLAIDISIWIHQVIQGYQDRRGNALPNAHLIGLFNRICKLMYFKIKPVFVFDGGVPLLKKNTIATRRKLKSIAASKAQKLKNDLINNLIKRTAVKGALEKGNDDGESSAAQQFKDATAIPGSSKFKTCTNCLKCQALVGDSDDYMDSDDEIQTELSPRKQTKWMGNIHSVDVNTEEFKNLPADVRYDILTDLKETRKQNSWGRIHELPAGSNNYSGFQVKRLLKRRYVQESLEVAEKEMGGKTLTLEELDRLLTDQGIETMQKQDAAFRIASDSTTRVVYVKDKPALQNNEESNDSSKSSTSKPKEQEDNTNDVHVDSMSIHSDGSLAIVNDIGAYDLDEDWNSDEDFTETSINDSHLLAKNDIPKSVMNPALSYMLENSGFTREEILKIVEQSKKNKNKSDTNSSHSSTKRGKRTTSRLSLRNKSKKKNLFGSIIAESPKIRKEIINEPETIKIEESNSESDDFVEVPESSTNVSKDNIKKDDDTERTIIEQSSSESESDDFIEIKDVPIPKSLGNKNVNNAFQITIKADEELQDDIFADIFVNVNPVKENNVKIENVSIIDETVDNPSHNSSPEKSIKKQESIQVEVKMNKSIEEHDENGSFSMQFSSDNLQLDSGIMSLPTTPQKICLAVEEKTSPHSENFAHEENCIENKTETEVQKTSIETVNDKSPVKSQNISKIDDVTLFSDDFQEISDKEEAGVEKPPTLVLPIDEKELESMKNQLESEQQKITSSLGKLERQAIDITDQMRLEAQELLRLFGVPYIVAPMEAEAQCAYLEQIKLTDGTITDDSDIWLFGGHCVYKNFFDNNKRVLQFLSQDIEHHFKLSRREMIQLALLVGSDYTNGLAGVGPVTALEILAAFPTEGEDILRGLRNFCSWFRAGKLTAPGKTTLRNKLKNVQMEKGFPSQAVVQAYLSPTIDESKEPFSWSKPNLVLLADYAKQKFGWTKLKFEEIINPVMKRLMESKSQMGIASYFKVHSVPKSIEAALSKRVQTAVQKLGGKIDDAEVSDGEASSTSTQGKAKRVKKTTGKKGKKSSDESSELPTIAEAANDESKSKATEDTAEQTKDTISIKVKPRKFVVVDEEVIPQRERDKANALKSKLRAIEIFRKSKAGLNRVQKKKKVVKKIKEDAELSESSSSS from the exons ATGGGAGTTCTTGGACTGTGGCGGTTGCTTGATGCAACAGGAAAACCAGTTCCGTTGGAGACGCTGGAAGGCAAAGTCTTAGCTATAG ATATTTCCATATGGATCCATCAAGTCATACAGGGCTATCAAGATCGCCGAGGCAATGCATTACCCAATGCGCATCTCATTGGTCTATTCAACAGAATTTGCAAATTGATGTACTTCAAAATCAAGccagtttttgtttttgatggCGGTGTTCCATTACTGAAGAAGAATACTATT GCTACACGCAGGAAGCTGAAATCTATTGCAGCTAGTAAAGCACAAAAGTTGAAGAATGATTTGATAAACAACCTGATAAAGCGTACAGCGGTGAAGGGAGCTCTTGAAAAGGGAAACGACGATGGAGAAAGTAGCGCAGCACAGCAATTCAAGGATGCAACTGCTATCCCTGGCTCCTCCAA GTTCAAGACATGTACAAACTGCCTGAAATGCCAAGCACTTGTGG ATTCAGATGATTACATGGATTCGGATGATGAAATTCAGACGGAGCTGAGTCCTAGGAAGCAAACTAAATGGATGGGAAACATTCACAGTGTTGATGTAAATACTGAGGAATTTAAGAACTTACCTGCAGATGTAAGATATGACATTTTGACAGACTTAAAAGAAACAAGGAAGCAAAATTCTTGGGGTCGTATTCATGAATTGCCTGCT GgatcaaataattattctggATTTCAAGTAAAACGTTTATTAAAACGTAGATATGTTCAAGAATCACTTGAAGTTGCGGAAAAAGAAATGGGAGGAAAAACTCTTACCCTAGAAGAATTGGACAGGCTACTAACAGATCAAGGAATTGAAACGATGCAGAAACAAGATGCAGCTTTTCGTATTGCTTCTGATAGTACAACCAGAGTTGTTTATGTGAAAG ATAAACCTGCTTTACAAAATAATGAAGAGTCAAATGATTCAAGTAAATCTAGCACTAGCAAGCCAAAGGAACAAGAGGATAATACTAATGACGTACATGTGGATTCAATGTCAATCCATTCTGATGGTTCTTTAGCTATTGTTAATGACATTGGAGCATATGATTTAGATGAAGATTGGAATTCAGATGAagattttacagaaacttcaaTTAACGATTCACACCTTTTAGCTAAAAACGATATTCCTAAATCAGTCATGAATCCTGCCTTGTCTTATATGTTGGAGAATAGTGGCTTTACCCGAGAAGAGATATTGAAAATAGTAGAGCAaagtaagaaaaataaaaacaaatctgATACAAATAGTTCTCATAGCTCGACtaaaagaggaaaaagaacAACTAGTCGTTTATCCTTaagaaataaaagtaaaaagaaGAATCTTTTTGGTTCGATTATCGCTGAGTCGCCGAAAATTAGAAAAGAAATTATCAATGAACCAGAAACTATCAAGATCGAAGAgtcgaattcagaatcagatGATTTTGTTGAAGTTCCGGAATCGTCAACTAATGTTTCTAAGGATAATATAAAGAAAGATGACGATACGGAACGAACAATAATCGAGCAATCATCATCGGAGTCCGAATCCGacgattttattgaaattaaagATGTTCCTATTCCTAAATCGTTAGGaaacaaaaatgtaaataatgcTTTTCAAATAACTATTAAAGCTGATGAAGAATTGCAAGACGACATTTTTGCAGACATATTTGTTAATGTTAATCCAGTTAaggaaaataatgtaaaaatagaaaacGTATCTATCATAGATGAGACTGTAGATAATCCTTCTCATAATAGTAGCCCggaaaaaagtattaaaaaacaaGAGTCGATCCAAGTAGAAGTTAAAATGAACAAATCCATTGAAGAACATGATGAAAATGGAAGTTTCTCAATGCAGTTTAGTTCTGACAATTTGCAACTAGATTCCGGTATTATGTCTCTTCCTACAACGCCACAAAAAATCTGTTTGGCTGTTGAAGAAAAAACTAGTCCACATTCTGAAAACTTTGCACATGAAGAAAACTGTATAGAAAACAAAACGGAAACCGAAGTGCAAAAAACGAGTATTGAAACAGTTAATGATAAGTCGCCggttaaaagtcaaaacatCTCAAAGATTGATGATGTTACGTTATTCAGTGATGACTTTCAGGAGATAAGCGATAAAGAAGAGGCAGGAGTAGAAAAACCGCCAACTTTAGTCCTTCCAATAGATGAGAAAGAACTTGAATCAATGAAG aATCAATTAGAGTCGGAACAGCAAAAGATTACTAGCAGTTTAGGTAAATTAGAGAGACAAGCTATAGACATCACAGATCAAATGAGGTTGGAAGCTCAAGAGCTTTTACGACTGTTTGGAGTGCCATACATCGTAGCTCCAATGGAAGCTGAAGCGCAGTGTGCCTATTTAgaacaaataaaattaacCGACGGAACTATAACGGACGATTCTGATATTTGGCTTTTCGGTGGGCATTGTGTGTACAAaaacttttttgataataataaaagagtTTTGCAATTTCTGTCACAAGACATCGAGCATCATTTCA agcTCTCTAGAAGAGAAATGATTCAATTGGCTTTATTAGTCGGGAGTGATTACACAAACGGTTTAGCAGGTGTGGGCCCTGTCACGGCCTTGGAAATATTGGCTGCTTTTCCTACAGAGGGAGAAGACATTTTACGAGGTTTGCGAAATTTTTGCTCTTGGTTCAGAGCAGGAAAGTTAACGGCTCCGGGAAAGACCACTTTACGcaataaattgaaaaacgtACAAATGGAAAAAG GTTTCCCCAGTCAAGCAGTAGTCCAGGCATATCTGTCTCCGACAATCGATGAATCAAAAGAACCCTTTTCTTGGAGCAAACCAAACCTAGTTTTGCTAGCAGACTatgcaaaacaaaaatttggttGGACAAAACTAAAATTTGAAGAGATTATTAATCCGGTAATGAAGAGACTGATGGAAAGCAAGAGTCAAATGGGAATAGCTTCGTACTTCAAAGTTCATTCGGTTCCAAAGTCGATCGAAGCTGCATTAAGTAAAAGAGTACAAACAGCTGTTCAAAAATTAGGTGGTAAAATTGACGATGCAGAAGTTTCGGACGGTGAAGCCTCGTCTACGAGCACCCAAGGAAAAGCGAAGAGAGTCAAGAAAACCACAGGTAAGAAAGGTAAAAAGTCGAGTGATGAATCCAGTGAATTGCCGACTATCGCTGAAGCCGCCAATGATGAAAGTAAATCGAAAGCGACTGAGGATACTGCCGAGCAAACAAAAGATACCATCAGTATTAAAGTTAAACCACGAAAATTCGTAGTCGTAGACGAAGAAGTGATACCGCAACGGGAACGGGATAAAGCTAATGCTTTAAAATCGAAGCTCAGGGCGATCGAAATATTTCGTAAATCTAAAGCAGGACTAAACCgcgttcaaaaaaagaaaaaagtagtcAAAAAAATCAAGGAAGATGCTGAACTATCGGAAAGTAGTAGTAGCTcataa
- the LOC100117584 gene encoding scoloptoxin SSD14 isoform X2, which produces MIGPVRKKTCLIGGSVIVVLALIVIISLVVVLKPGSDLRRDNRYVSDSPLGVYKKAAVSSHGPECAQIGTDMLKRGGSAVDGAIATLLCEGISSLHSMGLGGGFFMTIYDAETGRANFLDARETAPAAAHKDMFNGNSSLSLYGGKAVAVPGELLGYWEAHQKYGKLNWTDLFEPSIALAEKGCLVNRYLENSLKGKEAFIRNEPTLAEILINKETGELYTTGERIKRPKLAQTLRKLANSSAPHDLFYRGEIARDLVAELESFDAIITAEDFENYAVKWKKPLESRVGNMTMYTAPPPGSGALLTFMMNVLEDLVPANDTRVTWQRIIETFKWAYAKRTELGDPDKEDVEAIVANLTSKDYANAIRSLIEDTKTHNDPKYYGAVTTNQREHGTSHTCVLAPDGSAVSVTSTINQVLGAKIRSSSTGIIFNDEMDDFSSPNITNGFDLPPSPANFIKPGKRPLSSMSPTIVLDANRRVRLVVGAAGGSKITTAVAAIMIFNLWNDYDIKEAIDAYRIHHQLFPMQVQIEHDFPPYVLHYLREIGHSITTYAGIGSAVTAISDNNGRITANSDFRRQGATAGF; this is translated from the exons ATGATTGG GCCGGTGAGGAAAAAGACCTGTCTTATCGGAGGAAGTGTGATCGTGGTACTTGCTCTGATAGTTATCATCAGCCTCGTGGTTGTTCTGAAACCTGGATCAGATCTCCGACGGGACAACAGATACGTCAGTGATTCCCCCCTCGGCGTTTACAAGAAG GCGGCGGTATCATCACACGGACCGGAATGCGCGCAAATCGGTACGGACATGCTGAAGCGCGGCGGCTCGGCAGTGGACGGGGCTATCGCGACACTCCTCTGCGAAGGCATCTCTTCTCTACACAG CATGGGCCTTGGAGGAGGATTTTTCATGACGATATACGATGCCGAAACCGGTAGGGCAAATTTCTTGGACGCCAGAGAAACTGCTCCCGCGGCAGCTCACAAGGACATGTTTAACGGAAATTCCAGCCTGTCCCTCTACG GAGGTAAAGCCGTCGCGGTGCCGGGCGAATTGCTGGGCTACTGGGAAGCTCACCAGAAGTACGGAAAGCTCAACTGGACGGATCTGTTTGAACCGTCCATAGCACTCGCCGAAAAGGGCTGCCTCGTTAACCGATACCTAGAAAACAGCCTCAAGGGAAAGGAGGCCTTCATCAGGAACGAGCCTACTCTAGCCGAAATACTGATCAACAAGGAAACGGGCGAGCTCTACACT aCGGGGGAGAGAATAAAAAGGCCGAAACTGGCGCAGACCCTGAGGAAATTGGCCAACAGCTCGGCGCCTCACGACTTGTTCTACAGAGGGGAGATTGCGAGGGATCTGGTCGCCGAGCTCGAAAGCTTCGATGCGATCATTACCGCCGAAGACTTCGAAAACTACGC TGTCAAGTGGAAAAAGCCGCTGGAGTCGAGAGTCGGCAACATGACGATGTACACGGCGCCGCCGCCCGGCTCCGGCGCACTGCTCACCTTCATGATGAACGTGCTCGAGGACTTGGTCCCGGCCAACGACACGAGAGTCACGTGGCAGCGCATCATCGAGACTTTCAAGTGGGCTTACGCCAAGAGGACCGAGCTTGGGGATCCCGACAAGGAGGACGTAG AGGCTATCGTTGCAAACCTCACGTCGAAAGATTACGCCAACGCCATAAGGTCCTTGATCGAAGACACCAAAACGCATAACGATCCGAAATATTACGGCGCTGTGACCACGAATCAACGGGAGCACGGAACGTCGCACACGTGCGTATTGGCTCCGGATGGTTCCGCCGTATCGGTTACCTCGACTATCAACCAAGT TTTGGGCGCCAAGATACGCTCATCCTCGACCGGAATAATATTCAACGACGAAATGGACGACTTCAGCTCTCCCAATATTACGAACGGCTTCGATCTGCCGCCTTCTCCcgcgaatttcatcaaaccaGGGAAAAGGCCGCTGAGTTCTATGTCCCCTACGATAGTG TTGGACGCGAACAGGAGGGTAAGGTTGGTAGTCGGCGCTGCCGGTGGAAGTAAAATAACGACGGCTGTAGCTGCTATCATGATTTTTAATCTATGGAACGATTACGATATCAAGGAGGCAATCGACGCCTATAGGATTCACCATCAA CTATTCCCAATGCAAGTGCAAATCGAGCATGATTTCCCTCCTTACGTGCTACATTACTTAAGGGAGATTGGACACAGCATCACTACCTATGCAGGTATTGGAAGCGCAGTCACTGCTATATCGGATAACAATGGTCGAATAACTGCGAATTCCGATTTTCGGCGTCAAGGAGCAACAGCTGGATTTTGA
- the Mus201 gene encoding mutagen-sensitive 201 isoform X1, translated as MGVLGLWRLLDATGKPVPLETLEGKVLAIDISIWIHQVIQGYQDRRGNALPNAHLIGLFNRICKLMYFKIKPVFVFDGGVPLLKKNTIATRRKLKSIAASKAQKLKNDLINNLIKRTAVKGALEKGNDDGESSAAQQFKDATAIPGSSKVQDMYKLPEMPSTCGDSDDYMDSDDEIQTELSPRKQTKWMGNIHSVDVNTEEFKNLPADVRYDILTDLKETRKQNSWGRIHELPAGSNNYSGFQVKRLLKRRYVQESLEVAEKEMGGKTLTLEELDRLLTDQGIETMQKQDAAFRIASDSTTRVVYVKDKPALQNNEESNDSSKSSTSKPKEQEDNTNDVHVDSMSIHSDGSLAIVNDIGAYDLDEDWNSDEDFTETSINDSHLLAKNDIPKSVMNPALSYMLENSGFTREEILKIVEQSKKNKNKSDTNSSHSSTKRGKRTTSRLSLRNKSKKKNLFGSIIAESPKIRKEIINEPETIKIEESNSESDDFVEVPESSTNVSKDNIKKDDDTERTIIEQSSSESESDDFIEIKDVPIPKSLGNKNVNNAFQITIKADEELQDDIFADIFVNVNPVKENNVKIENVSIIDETVDNPSHNSSPEKSIKKQESIQVEVKMNKSIEEHDENGSFSMQFSSDNLQLDSGIMSLPTTPQKICLAVEEKTSPHSENFAHEENCIENKTETEVQKTSIETVNDKSPVKSQNISKIDDVTLFSDDFQEISDKEEAGVEKPPTLVLPIDEKELESMKNQLESEQQKITSSLGKLERQAIDITDQMRLEAQELLRLFGVPYIVAPMEAEAQCAYLEQIKLTDGTITDDSDIWLFGGHCVYKNFFDNNKRVLQFLSQDIEHHFKLSRREMIQLALLVGSDYTNGLAGVGPVTALEILAAFPTEGEDILRGLRNFCSWFRAGKLTAPGKTTLRNKLKNVQMEKGFPSQAVVQAYLSPTIDESKEPFSWSKPNLVLLADYAKQKFGWTKLKFEEIINPVMKRLMESKSQMGIASYFKVHSVPKSIEAALSKRVQTAVQKLGGKIDDAEVSDGEASSTSTQGKAKRVKKTTGKKGKKSSDESSELPTIAEAANDESKSKATEDTAEQTKDTISIKVKPRKFVVVDEEVIPQRERDKANALKSKLRAIEIFRKSKAGLNRVQKKKKVVKKIKEDAELSESSSSS; from the exons ATGGGAGTTCTTGGACTGTGGCGGTTGCTTGATGCAACAGGAAAACCAGTTCCGTTGGAGACGCTGGAAGGCAAAGTCTTAGCTATAG ATATTTCCATATGGATCCATCAAGTCATACAGGGCTATCAAGATCGCCGAGGCAATGCATTACCCAATGCGCATCTCATTGGTCTATTCAACAGAATTTGCAAATTGATGTACTTCAAAATCAAGccagtttttgtttttgatggCGGTGTTCCATTACTGAAGAAGAATACTATT GCTACACGCAGGAAGCTGAAATCTATTGCAGCTAGTAAAGCACAAAAGTTGAAGAATGATTTGATAAACAACCTGATAAAGCGTACAGCGGTGAAGGGAGCTCTTGAAAAGGGAAACGACGATGGAGAAAGTAGCGCAGCACAGCAATTCAAGGATGCAACTGCTATCCCTGGCTCCTCCAAAGTTCAAGACATGTACAAACTGCCTGAAATGCCAAGCACTTGTGGGGATTCAGATGATTACATGGATTCGGATGATGAAATTCAGACGGAGCTGAGTCCTAGGAAGCAAACTAAATGGATGGGAAACATTCACAGTGTTGATGTAAATACTGAGGAATTTAAGAACTTACCTGCAGATGTAAGATATGACATTTTGACAGACTTAAAAGAAACAAGGAAGCAAAATTCTTGGGGTCGTATTCATGAATTGCCTGCT GgatcaaataattattctggATTTCAAGTAAAACGTTTATTAAAACGTAGATATGTTCAAGAATCACTTGAAGTTGCGGAAAAAGAAATGGGAGGAAAAACTCTTACCCTAGAAGAATTGGACAGGCTACTAACAGATCAAGGAATTGAAACGATGCAGAAACAAGATGCAGCTTTTCGTATTGCTTCTGATAGTACAACCAGAGTTGTTTATGTGAAAG ATAAACCTGCTTTACAAAATAATGAAGAGTCAAATGATTCAAGTAAATCTAGCACTAGCAAGCCAAAGGAACAAGAGGATAATACTAATGACGTACATGTGGATTCAATGTCAATCCATTCTGATGGTTCTTTAGCTATTGTTAATGACATTGGAGCATATGATTTAGATGAAGATTGGAATTCAGATGAagattttacagaaacttcaaTTAACGATTCACACCTTTTAGCTAAAAACGATATTCCTAAATCAGTCATGAATCCTGCCTTGTCTTATATGTTGGAGAATAGTGGCTTTACCCGAGAAGAGATATTGAAAATAGTAGAGCAaagtaagaaaaataaaaacaaatctgATACAAATAGTTCTCATAGCTCGACtaaaagaggaaaaagaacAACTAGTCGTTTATCCTTaagaaataaaagtaaaaagaaGAATCTTTTTGGTTCGATTATCGCTGAGTCGCCGAAAATTAGAAAAGAAATTATCAATGAACCAGAAACTATCAAGATCGAAGAgtcgaattcagaatcagatGATTTTGTTGAAGTTCCGGAATCGTCAACTAATGTTTCTAAGGATAATATAAAGAAAGATGACGATACGGAACGAACAATAATCGAGCAATCATCATCGGAGTCCGAATCCGacgattttattgaaattaaagATGTTCCTATTCCTAAATCGTTAGGaaacaaaaatgtaaataatgcTTTTCAAATAACTATTAAAGCTGATGAAGAATTGCAAGACGACATTTTTGCAGACATATTTGTTAATGTTAATCCAGTTAaggaaaataatgtaaaaatagaaaacGTATCTATCATAGATGAGACTGTAGATAATCCTTCTCATAATAGTAGCCCggaaaaaagtattaaaaaacaaGAGTCGATCCAAGTAGAAGTTAAAATGAACAAATCCATTGAAGAACATGATGAAAATGGAAGTTTCTCAATGCAGTTTAGTTCTGACAATTTGCAACTAGATTCCGGTATTATGTCTCTTCCTACAACGCCACAAAAAATCTGTTTGGCTGTTGAAGAAAAAACTAGTCCACATTCTGAAAACTTTGCACATGAAGAAAACTGTATAGAAAACAAAACGGAAACCGAAGTGCAAAAAACGAGTATTGAAACAGTTAATGATAAGTCGCCggttaaaagtcaaaacatCTCAAAGATTGATGATGTTACGTTATTCAGTGATGACTTTCAGGAGATAAGCGATAAAGAAGAGGCAGGAGTAGAAAAACCGCCAACTTTAGTCCTTCCAATAGATGAGAAAGAACTTGAATCAATGAAG aATCAATTAGAGTCGGAACAGCAAAAGATTACTAGCAGTTTAGGTAAATTAGAGAGACAAGCTATAGACATCACAGATCAAATGAGGTTGGAAGCTCAAGAGCTTTTACGACTGTTTGGAGTGCCATACATCGTAGCTCCAATGGAAGCTGAAGCGCAGTGTGCCTATTTAgaacaaataaaattaacCGACGGAACTATAACGGACGATTCTGATATTTGGCTTTTCGGTGGGCATTGTGTGTACAAaaacttttttgataataataaaagagtTTTGCAATTTCTGTCACAAGACATCGAGCATCATTTCA agcTCTCTAGAAGAGAAATGATTCAATTGGCTTTATTAGTCGGGAGTGATTACACAAACGGTTTAGCAGGTGTGGGCCCTGTCACGGCCTTGGAAATATTGGCTGCTTTTCCTACAGAGGGAGAAGACATTTTACGAGGTTTGCGAAATTTTTGCTCTTGGTTCAGAGCAGGAAAGTTAACGGCTCCGGGAAAGACCACTTTACGcaataaattgaaaaacgtACAAATGGAAAAAG GTTTCCCCAGTCAAGCAGTAGTCCAGGCATATCTGTCTCCGACAATCGATGAATCAAAAGAACCCTTTTCTTGGAGCAAACCAAACCTAGTTTTGCTAGCAGACTatgcaaaacaaaaatttggttGGACAAAACTAAAATTTGAAGAGATTATTAATCCGGTAATGAAGAGACTGATGGAAAGCAAGAGTCAAATGGGAATAGCTTCGTACTTCAAAGTTCATTCGGTTCCAAAGTCGATCGAAGCTGCATTAAGTAAAAGAGTACAAACAGCTGTTCAAAAATTAGGTGGTAAAATTGACGATGCAGAAGTTTCGGACGGTGAAGCCTCGTCTACGAGCACCCAAGGAAAAGCGAAGAGAGTCAAGAAAACCACAGGTAAGAAAGGTAAAAAGTCGAGTGATGAATCCAGTGAATTGCCGACTATCGCTGAAGCCGCCAATGATGAAAGTAAATCGAAAGCGACTGAGGATACTGCCGAGCAAACAAAAGATACCATCAGTATTAAAGTTAAACCACGAAAATTCGTAGTCGTAGACGAAGAAGTGATACCGCAACGGGAACGGGATAAAGCTAATGCTTTAAAATCGAAGCTCAGGGCGATCGAAATATTTCGTAAATCTAAAGCAGGACTAAACCgcgttcaaaaaaagaaaaaagtagtcAAAAAAATCAAGGAAGATGCTGAACTATCGGAAAGTAGTAGTAGCTcataa
- the LOC100117584 gene encoding scoloptoxin SSD14 isoform X1, whose protein sequence is MIGPVRKKTCLIGGSVIVVLALIVIISLVVVLKPGSDLRRDNRYVSDSPLGVYKKAAVSSHGPECAQIGTDMLKRGGSAVDGAIATLLCEGISSLHSMGLGGGFFMTIYDAETGRANFLDARETAPAAAHKDMFNGNSSLSLYGGKAVAVPGELLGYWEAHQKYGKLNWTDLFEPSIALAEKGCLVNRYLENSLKGKEAFIRNEPTLAEILINKETGELYTTGERIKRPKLAQTLRKLANSSAPHDLFYRGEIARDLVAELESFDAIITAEDFENYALCSVKWKKPLESRVGNMTMYTAPPPGSGALLTFMMNVLEDLVPANDTRVTWQRIIETFKWAYAKRTELGDPDKEDVEAIVANLTSKDYANAIRSLIEDTKTHNDPKYYGAVTTNQREHGTSHTCVLAPDGSAVSVTSTINQVLGAKIRSSSTGIIFNDEMDDFSSPNITNGFDLPPSPANFIKPGKRPLSSMSPTIVLDANRRVRLVVGAAGGSKITTAVAAIMIFNLWNDYDIKEAIDAYRIHHQLFPMQVQIEHDFPPYVLHYLREIGHSITTYAGIGSAVTAISDNNGRITANSDFRRQGATAGF, encoded by the exons ATGATTGG GCCGGTGAGGAAAAAGACCTGTCTTATCGGAGGAAGTGTGATCGTGGTACTTGCTCTGATAGTTATCATCAGCCTCGTGGTTGTTCTGAAACCTGGATCAGATCTCCGACGGGACAACAGATACGTCAGTGATTCCCCCCTCGGCGTTTACAAGAAG GCGGCGGTATCATCACACGGACCGGAATGCGCGCAAATCGGTACGGACATGCTGAAGCGCGGCGGCTCGGCAGTGGACGGGGCTATCGCGACACTCCTCTGCGAAGGCATCTCTTCTCTACACAG CATGGGCCTTGGAGGAGGATTTTTCATGACGATATACGATGCCGAAACCGGTAGGGCAAATTTCTTGGACGCCAGAGAAACTGCTCCCGCGGCAGCTCACAAGGACATGTTTAACGGAAATTCCAGCCTGTCCCTCTACG GAGGTAAAGCCGTCGCGGTGCCGGGCGAATTGCTGGGCTACTGGGAAGCTCACCAGAAGTACGGAAAGCTCAACTGGACGGATCTGTTTGAACCGTCCATAGCACTCGCCGAAAAGGGCTGCCTCGTTAACCGATACCTAGAAAACAGCCTCAAGGGAAAGGAGGCCTTCATCAGGAACGAGCCTACTCTAGCCGAAATACTGATCAACAAGGAAACGGGCGAGCTCTACACT aCGGGGGAGAGAATAAAAAGGCCGAAACTGGCGCAGACCCTGAGGAAATTGGCCAACAGCTCGGCGCCTCACGACTTGTTCTACAGAGGGGAGATTGCGAGGGATCTGGTCGCCGAGCTCGAAAGCTTCGATGCGATCATTACCGCCGAAGACTTCGAAAACTACGC GCTTTGCAGTGTCAAGTGGAAAAAGCCGCTGGAGTCGAGAGTCGGCAACATGACGATGTACACGGCGCCGCCGCCCGGCTCCGGCGCACTGCTCACCTTCATGATGAACGTGCTCGAGGACTTGGTCCCGGCCAACGACACGAGAGTCACGTGGCAGCGCATCATCGAGACTTTCAAGTGGGCTTACGCCAAGAGGACCGAGCTTGGGGATCCCGACAAGGAGGACGTAG AGGCTATCGTTGCAAACCTCACGTCGAAAGATTACGCCAACGCCATAAGGTCCTTGATCGAAGACACCAAAACGCATAACGATCCGAAATATTACGGCGCTGTGACCACGAATCAACGGGAGCACGGAACGTCGCACACGTGCGTATTGGCTCCGGATGGTTCCGCCGTATCGGTTACCTCGACTATCAACCAAGT TTTGGGCGCCAAGATACGCTCATCCTCGACCGGAATAATATTCAACGACGAAATGGACGACTTCAGCTCTCCCAATATTACGAACGGCTTCGATCTGCCGCCTTCTCCcgcgaatttcatcaaaccaGGGAAAAGGCCGCTGAGTTCTATGTCCCCTACGATAGTG TTGGACGCGAACAGGAGGGTAAGGTTGGTAGTCGGCGCTGCCGGTGGAAGTAAAATAACGACGGCTGTAGCTGCTATCATGATTTTTAATCTATGGAACGATTACGATATCAAGGAGGCAATCGACGCCTATAGGATTCACCATCAA CTATTCCCAATGCAAGTGCAAATCGAGCATGATTTCCCTCCTTACGTGCTACATTACTTAAGGGAGATTGGACACAGCATCACTACCTATGCAGGTATTGGAAGCGCAGTCACTGCTATATCGGATAACAATGGTCGAATAACTGCGAATTCCGATTTTCGGCGTCAAGGAGCAACAGCTGGATTTTGA